The following are encoded in a window of Chloroflexia bacterium SDU3-3 genomic DNA:
- a CDS encoding extracellular solute-binding protein, protein MRKHIIFAFASSIILSACAFGNEYDAQSDINSQRSGAVISFGTEEPELYAPIIARFNAQHPEIHVQTVELTDASGSPLEIAKNIARAADVSLTSGFQTSEVWDSNLLLDLRPFFEPDATFQPTDYYPGVIEQASYHGRVYSLPLQMHVPLLQYNKRLWDEAKLPAPAPGQSWQALLDAATQLAHTRPDGTHVYGIAVGANGSDLFLALLGEQGINPYGEQTLPFESDKVAQVLTRVRQLVRDGVVYPGPAGDEIFDYDQLITTQQVAIWPALHYNSTLNHDTRTFEFGTMPIPTTYFSDDIPLEPSLIISAGTQHPQEAWKLLSFLTHALPEADYSAIPPAVREIPVRRSLLEQQQTWQQMESDPEARAALQFALDRPFPASFTPSISPGRYHALYSLVNGVIEDNLPIAEAAARAKEAGAETDASWPTPPPTSGPFTVNTPIPETRNPLAERVVFSAAGLDSAKLQPLARAFQEQHADLEIVLDGSATPPDCFAQPAALADPGQKLLDLQPFADADQRFQQGDIPAAWWSPYRRGGTLTGVPLAVLVRWVGYAQPIAAAHPTAKLGGDWSLETLPATVEQLSQTPAKPAIYGSLDPSPKYTIPFFLGRFQASLWRTEQGRQVPNFTDPQVVKALRAYIDFLAAGQPASAAPDSLGSAAIQQLVNEQQVGLWFEFAPIPAHLADSQIGVAAPPFGAQGLAADDFIVLGLHISAESSHQQACWQWISWLSQQREALPLGLLPARRSQATDPALAQQLGADTAALFARYADLAQQPLASATSNLLLDSYQSHWLLKAVGDAQRGQPLDTALEQAQQTTAAYMECRTAAESEETCAKQVDPRFQQEDR, encoded by the coding sequence ATGAGAAAACATATAATATTCGCCTTCGCATCTTCGATAATTCTTTCCGCCTGCGCTTTTGGAAATGAATATGATGCGCAATCTGATATAAATAGCCAGCGAAGCGGCGCAGTGATCTCCTTCGGCACAGAAGAACCTGAGCTGTATGCGCCAATCATCGCGCGCTTCAACGCGCAGCACCCCGAGATCCATGTGCAGACTGTAGAACTGACCGATGCGTCTGGTAGCCCTCTTGAGATCGCCAAGAACATCGCTCGCGCTGCCGATGTCAGCCTAACATCTGGCTTTCAAACCAGCGAGGTGTGGGATAGCAACCTGCTGCTCGATCTGCGGCCTTTTTTTGAACCCGATGCGACATTTCAGCCCACCGACTACTACCCTGGCGTGATCGAACAGGCCAGCTACCATGGCCGCGTGTATAGCCTACCGCTCCAGATGCACGTGCCGCTGCTGCAATACAACAAACGCCTGTGGGACGAGGCAAAGCTGCCAGCGCCAGCGCCCGGCCAATCTTGGCAGGCGCTGCTCGATGCAGCGACCCAGCTGGCGCATACCCGCCCCGATGGCACCCATGTGTATGGCATTGCGGTAGGGGCAAATGGCTCTGATCTGTTTTTGGCGCTGCTAGGCGAGCAGGGCATTAATCCATATGGAGAGCAAACGCTGCCCTTCGAAAGCGACAAGGTTGCCCAGGTCCTGACCCGCGTGCGCCAGCTTGTGCGGGATGGTGTGGTCTATCCTGGCCCAGCAGGCGATGAAATATTCGACTACGACCAGCTCATCACCACGCAGCAGGTTGCTATCTGGCCAGCGCTTCACTATAACAGCACGCTGAATCATGACACTCGAACGTTTGAATTTGGCACTATGCCGATTCCCACCACATACTTCTCAGATGATATACCGCTTGAGCCGAGCCTGATCATCAGCGCAGGAACACAGCACCCGCAGGAAGCCTGGAAGCTGCTATCGTTTCTGACCCACGCGCTGCCAGAGGCAGATTATAGCGCTATCCCCCCAGCAGTGCGGGAGATTCCGGTCCGTCGCTCGCTGCTTGAGCAGCAGCAGACCTGGCAGCAGATGGAGAGCGACCCCGAGGCCCGCGCAGCGCTTCAGTTCGCGCTTGACCGCCCTTTTCCGGCGTCTTTTACCCCCTCAATAAGCCCTGGCCGCTATCACGCACTCTACAGTTTGGTGAATGGCGTTATCGAAGACAACCTGCCTATCGCCGAGGCGGCTGCGCGGGCCAAGGAAGCGGGGGCGGAGACCGATGCATCCTGGCCCACCCCGCCGCCGACCAGCGGCCCATTCACCGTGAACACGCCTATCCCCGAGACCCGCAATCCGCTTGCCGAGCGCGTGGTCTTCAGCGCGGCAGGGCTGGATTCTGCCAAGCTCCAGCCGCTGGCGCGCGCCTTCCAGGAGCAGCACGCCGACCTAGAGATCGTGCTGGACGGCAGCGCGACGCCGCCCGACTGCTTCGCCCAGCCCGCCGCGCTCGCCGACCCCGGCCAGAAGCTGCTCGACCTTCAGCCCTTCGCGGATGCCGATCAGCGCTTCCAGCAGGGCGACATTCCGGCGGCGTGGTGGTCGCCCTATCGGCGCGGCGGCACGCTCACAGGTGTGCCGCTCGCTGTCCTGGTGCGCTGGGTGGGCTATGCGCAGCCTATCGCCGCCGCGCACCCCACCGCCAAGCTTGGCGGCGACTGGTCGCTTGAGACATTGCCCGCCACCGTGGAGCAGCTTTCCCAGACCCCGGCGAAGCCCGCGATCTACGGCAGCCTCGACCCAAGCCCGAAGTACACCATCCCGTTCTTTCTGGGGCGCTTTCAGGCCAGCCTGTGGCGCACCGAGCAGGGGCGGCAGGTGCCGAACTTCACCGACCCGCAGGTGGTCAAGGCACTGCGGGCCTACATCGACTTCCTGGCGGCGGGCCAGCCCGCCAGCGCCGCGCCAGATTCGCTCGGCTCAGCGGCGATTCAGCAGCTGGTCAACGAGCAGCAGGTTGGCCTGTGGTTTGAGTTCGCGCCCATCCCCGCGCATCTGGCGGATTCGCAGATCGGGGTTGCCGCGCCGCCCTTTGGCGCGCAGGGCCTCGCCGCCGATGATTTTATCGTGCTTGGCCTGCACATCAGCGCCGAGAGCAGCCACCAGCAGGCGTGCTGGCAGTGGATCTCGTGGCTCAGCCAGCAGCGCGAGGCCCTGCCGCTGGGCCTGCTGCCCGCCCGCCGCTCGCAGGCCACCGACCCCGCCCTGGCCCAGCAGCTTGGGGCCGATACAGCGGCGCTGTTTGCGCGCTACGCCGATCTTGCCCAGCAGCCGCTTGCCAGCGCCACATCGAATCTGCTGCTCGACTCGTACCAAAGCCACTGGCTGCTCAAAGCCGTGGGCGATGCGCAGCGCGGCCAGCCGCTTGATACAGCGCTGGAGCAGGCCCAGCAGACCACGGCGGCCTATATGGAATGTCGCACTGCGGCTGAGTCAGAGGAGACATGCGCCAAGCAGGTAGACCCGCGCTTCCAGCAAGAAGATCGATGA
- a CDS encoding protein-glutamate O-methyltransferase CheR translates to MAKNDLEEIEIQLLLEGIYRHYGFDFRDYALASLRRRVWNSVRAEGLSTISALQDRILHDRAALERFLLGVSVNVTAMYRDPSFYLTFRRRVVPILRTYPFIRIWHVGCSTGEEVYSMAILLQEENLYSRCRIYATDMNEEVLHQAQQGIFPLNRMREYTSNYLRAGGLRSFSEYYTAAYESAIFSASLRDHVVFSQHNLTMDGPFNEFHVILCRNVLIYFNRALQERAHSLFYDSLVMFGLLGLGQQETIAFNTHEHHYEELVRGERLYRRIA, encoded by the coding sequence ATGGCAAAAAATGACCTTGAGGAGATCGAGATCCAGCTGCTGCTGGAGGGGATCTACCGCCACTATGGATTCGACTTCCGCGACTACGCGCTGGCCTCGCTGCGGCGGCGGGTGTGGAACAGTGTGCGCGCCGAGGGCCTGAGCACCATCTCGGCCCTGCAGGATCGCATCCTGCACGACCGCGCGGCCCTGGAGCGCTTTCTGCTGGGCGTGTCGGTGAATGTGACCGCGATGTACCGCGATCCGAGCTTCTACCTGACCTTCCGGCGGCGGGTGGTGCCCATCCTGCGCACCTACCCGTTCATCCGGATCTGGCACGTGGGCTGCTCGACCGGCGAGGAGGTCTACTCGATGGCCATCCTGCTGCAGGAGGAGAACCTCTACAGCCGCTGCCGGATCTACGCCACCGATATGAATGAGGAGGTGCTGCACCAGGCCCAGCAGGGCATCTTCCCGCTGAACCGCATGCGCGAGTACACCAGCAACTACCTGCGGGCCGGCGGCCTGCGCTCGTTCTCCGAGTACTATACCGCCGCCTACGAGAGCGCGATCTTCAGCGCATCGCTGCGCGACCATGTGGTATTCTCGCAGCACAACCTGACCATGGATGGCCCGTTCAACGAGTTTCACGTGATACTCTGTCGGAATGTGCTGATCTACTTCAACCGCGCGCTGCAGGAGCGGGCGCACAGCCTGTTCTACGACAGCCTGGTGATGTTTGGCCTGCTCGGGCTAGGTCAGCAGGAGACGATAGCCTTCAATACCCACGAGCACCACTACGAGGAGCTGGTGCGGGGCGAGCGTCTGTATCGGCGTATTGCCTAG
- a CDS encoding MFS transporter — protein sequence MENEPFDKRSMAILAGSHVINDINQGAVPALLPFLIAQRGLSYTAATSVVLAATVISAVVQPLLGYYSDKRSMPWLLPMGLLLGAVGLALAGLVPSYWMIIVCVLLNGFGVAAYHPEGYRFANYLARSRPALGMSIFTVGGNVGFALGPLLMGLAISAWGLPGTMAVMPTALLATGVLLWAMPRFARLRPAPRASRQVAEAKSDWSAFARVTLVIILRASLYYGMLSFVPSYLIHVRGVPLESAPFALTVLSISGAVGTLLGGFLADRFGYKRVLMVLLALITPMLLLFLNAPTQLALLCVGLVGFATLATFTIAVVIGQEYASANLGVASGITTGLAIGVGGASTPLFGLVADHFGLTAVFYVLGAMPILAFVIAATLPGSKRQSQPAPLPQPVPKGA from the coding sequence ATGGAAAACGAACCCTTCGACAAGCGCAGCATGGCCATCCTGGCGGGCAGCCATGTGATCAACGACATCAACCAAGGCGCGGTGCCCGCCCTGCTGCCCTTCCTGATCGCGCAGCGTGGCCTGAGCTACACCGCCGCCACCAGCGTGGTGCTGGCCGCCACCGTGATCTCGGCGGTGGTGCAGCCGCTGCTGGGCTACTACTCGGACAAGCGCTCGATGCCCTGGCTGCTGCCCATGGGCCTGCTGCTGGGCGCGGTGGGCCTGGCCCTGGCCGGGCTGGTGCCCAGCTACTGGATGATTATCGTCTGCGTGCTGCTGAACGGCTTCGGCGTGGCGGCCTACCACCCCGAGGGCTACCGCTTCGCCAACTACCTGGCGCGCAGCCGCCCGGCTCTGGGCATGAGCATCTTCACTGTGGGCGGGAACGTGGGCTTCGCGCTCGGCCCGCTGCTGATGGGCCTGGCGATCAGCGCGTGGGGCCTGCCCGGCACCATGGCGGTGATGCCGACCGCGCTGCTGGCCACCGGCGTGCTGCTGTGGGCTATGCCACGCTTCGCCAGGCTGCGCCCCGCGCCCCGCGCATCCAGGCAGGTGGCCGAGGCCAAGAGCGACTGGAGCGCCTTCGCCCGCGTCACCCTGGTGATCATCCTGCGCGCCTCGCTCTACTACGGCATGCTCTCGTTCGTGCCGTCGTACCTGATCCATGTGCGCGGCGTGCCGCTGGAGAGCGCGCCGTTCGCGCTCACGGTGCTCTCGATCTCGGGTGCGGTGGGCACGCTGCTGGGCGGCTTTTTGGCCGACCGCTTCGGCTACAAGCGCGTGCTGATGGTGCTGCTGGCGCTGATCACGCCCATGCTGCTGCTGTTCCTGAACGCGCCCACCCAGCTGGCCCTGCTGTGCGTGGGCCTGGTGGGCTTCGCCACGCTGGCCACCTTCACCATCGCCGTGGTGATCGGCCAGGAGTACGCGAGCGCCAACCTGGGCGTGGCCTCGGGCATCACCACCGGGCTGGCTATCGGCGTGGGCGGGGCCAGCACGCCGCTGTTTGGCCTGGTGGCCGATCACTTCGGCCTCACCGCCGTGTTCTACGTCCTAGGCGCGATGCCCATCCTCGCGTTTGTGATCGCCGCCACGCTGCCCGGCAGCAAGCGCCAGTCCCAGCCCGCCCCGCTGCCGCAGCCGGTGCCGAAGGGCGCGTAG
- a CDS encoding response regulator: MQSEHPVNILLVDDRPENLLALEALLRPLGHTIVKAFSGTEALKSLLQHDFAVILLDVQMPGMDGFETAELIRGRERSQGTPIIFLTAVNTSEGHVFHGYSLGAVDYLLKPIVPEILLSKVNVFVDLWVKTEKIRRQAEELEQRVQERTATLAEANAALRKEIATRQRAEGELAQALVREQRARAEAEAAVKLRDQFLSIASHELKTPLTTLFGYAQLIQRRFERAGEVEQQNKRLIDVVVEQSSRLNRLIETLLNISRIQTGQLQISAQPMDLAKLMRHVAGQVQSMLDQHTLLLEGCDSELMIDGDELRIEQVLHNLIQNAIKYSPAGGQIAVRLEDDEATCTISVVDRGIGIPAHALDRLFDRFYRADNADARNISGMGVGLFVVREIVEMHGGRIEVESQLDRGSTFRVRLPKVWRGEPAAAQAAAEA; encoded by the coding sequence ATGCAATCTGAACATCCGGTAAATATCCTGCTTGTCGATGATCGCCCCGAGAATCTGCTGGCGCTTGAGGCGCTGCTGCGCCCGCTGGGCCACACCATTGTCAAGGCTTTCTCGGGCACCGAGGCCCTGAAGAGCCTGCTGCAGCATGATTTCGCGGTCATCCTGCTGGATGTGCAGATGCCGGGCATGGATGGCTTCGAGACCGCCGAGCTGATCCGCGGGCGCGAGCGCTCGCAGGGCACACCGATTATCTTCCTGACGGCCGTCAACACCAGCGAGGGCCATGTCTTCCACGGCTACTCGCTGGGCGCGGTCGACTACCTGCTCAAGCCGATCGTGCCCGAGATCCTGCTGTCGAAGGTGAATGTGTTTGTCGACCTGTGGGTGAAGACCGAGAAGATCCGCCGCCAGGCCGAGGAGCTAGAGCAGCGCGTGCAGGAACGCACCGCCACCCTGGCCGAGGCCAACGCCGCGCTGCGCAAGGAGATCGCCACCCGCCAGCGCGCCGAGGGCGAGCTGGCCCAGGCCCTGGTGCGCGAGCAGCGCGCCCGCGCCGAGGCCGAGGCCGCCGTGAAGCTGCGCGACCAGTTCCTCTCGATCGCCTCGCACGAGCTGAAGACCCCGCTCACCACGCTGTTTGGCTACGCCCAGCTCATCCAGCGCCGCTTCGAGCGCGCAGGCGAGGTCGAGCAGCAGAACAAGCGCCTGATTGATGTGGTGGTCGAGCAATCCAGCCGCCTGAATCGCCTGATCGAGACCCTGCTCAATATCTCGCGCATCCAGACCGGCCAGCTGCAGATCAGCGCCCAGCCGATGGATCTGGCCAAGCTGATGCGCCACGTGGCTGGCCAGGTGCAGTCTATGCTCGATCAGCACACGCTGCTGCTTGAGGGCTGCGACAGCGAGCTGATGATCGATGGCGACGAGCTGCGGATCGAGCAGGTGCTGCACAACCTCATCCAGAACGCGATCAAGTATAGCCCGGCTGGCGGCCAGATCGCCGTGCGGCTTGAGGACGACGAGGCCACCTGCACGATCTCGGTGGTCGACCGTGGCATCGGCATCCCAGCCCACGCGCTCGACCGCCTGTTTGACCGCTTCTACCGCGCCGACAACGCCGACGCCCGCAACATCAGCGGCATGGGCGTGGGGCTGTTTGTGGTGCGCGAGATCGTGGAGATGCATGGCGGGCGGATCGAGGTGGAGAGCCAGCTCGACCGCGGCAGTACCTTCCGGGTGCGGCTGCCCAAGGTCTGGCGGGGCGAGCCAGCCGCCGCGCAGGCCGCCGCCGAGGCCTAG
- a CDS encoding DUF1501 domain-containing protein: MRSILMSISRRQFVAGCSTAITAMAGGRIGELVFAAEPQGDATYTTYLPMVMTPDQIFVMVFLRGGCDSLSLVSPYDDAIYYAKRGGATGDTLVVKSPLAIAPNNAAFGATSSFGLHPNAAPLKELYDAGNLAIVHATGLNDDTRSHFDAMDYIERGTPGNKNTTSGWLARHIQLIGESTALLPTISAGSAAPNALLDYSGGVVMTDLNSYGLSGPYSYNSTSNPAMLNALNAMYTGSGAFVGAGQRALEVINAIQSLKNANGGKDLTYTPEANVTYESNTLSNSLKMLAQIIKLNMGLRIATVDFGGWDTHDNQGTNGNGYYARQVDTLSRALHAFYNDLPNHRNRVTVVVMSEFGRRLGKNGGGGTDHGHGGAMFVLGGHVNGGKMYGAWPGLADLDQKQDLKITTDYRAVLGEVLAQRLGNARLGKVFPGLQVESGGVLGYKRLGIIPGGDAVIDFSA; the protein is encoded by the coding sequence ATGAGGAGCATCCTAATGTCGATCTCACGACGCCAGTTTGTCGCTGGGTGCAGCACCGCGATCACCGCGATGGCGGGCGGGCGCATCGGCGAGCTTGTGTTTGCCGCCGAGCCGCAGGGCGATGCGACCTACACCACTTACCTACCAATGGTGATGACGCCCGACCAGATCTTTGTCATGGTCTTCCTGCGCGGCGGCTGCGATAGCCTCAGCCTCGTGTCGCCCTACGACGACGCGATCTACTACGCCAAGCGCGGCGGGGCCACCGGCGACACGCTGGTGGTGAAAAGTCCGCTCGCCATCGCGCCGAACAACGCGGCGTTTGGTGCGACCAGCAGCTTCGGGCTGCACCCCAACGCCGCCCCGCTCAAGGAGCTGTATGACGCGGGCAACCTGGCGATTGTGCACGCCACCGGCCTGAACGACGACACCCGCAGCCACTTCGACGCCATGGACTACATCGAGCGCGGCACGCCGGGCAACAAGAACACTACCAGCGGCTGGCTGGCCCGCCACATCCAGCTGATCGGCGAATCCACCGCGCTGCTGCCCACCATCTCGGCGGGCAGCGCTGCCCCCAACGCCCTGCTCGACTACAGCGGCGGCGTGGTGATGACCGACCTGAACAGCTACGGCCTAAGCGGCCCATACAGCTACAACAGCACCAGCAACCCCGCCATGCTGAACGCGCTCAACGCCATGTACACCGGCAGCGGGGCGTTTGTGGGCGCTGGCCAGCGCGCGCTGGAGGTGATCAACGCCATCCAGAGCCTCAAGAACGCCAACGGCGGCAAGGATCTGACCTACACGCCCGAGGCCAACGTCACCTACGAGAGCAACACGCTCTCGAACTCGCTCAAGATGCTGGCCCAGATTATCAAGCTGAACATGGGTCTGCGCATCGCCACGGTGGACTTTGGCGGCTGGGACACCCACGACAACCAGGGCACTAACGGCAACGGCTACTACGCCCGCCAGGTCGACACGCTCTCTCGCGCGCTGCACGCCTTCTACAACGACCTGCCCAACCACCGCAACCGCGTGACGGTGGTGGTGATGAGCGAGTTCGGGCGCAGGCTAGGCAAGAACGGCGGCGGCGGCACCGACCACGGCCACGGCGGCGCGATGTTTGTGCTGGGCGGCCATGTGAACGGCGGCAAGATGTACGGCGCGTGGCCGGGGCTGGCCGACCTGGATCAGAAGCAGGATCTGAAGATCACCACCGACTACCGCGCCGTGCTGGGCGAGGTGCTGGCACAGCGGCTGGGCAACGCCCGCCTGGGCAAGGTCTTCCCCGGCCTCCAGGTCGAGTCGGGCGGCGTGCTGGGCTACAAGCGCCTGGGCATCATCCCTGGCGGCGACGCGGTGATCGACTTCTCGGCCTAG
- a CDS encoding LysR family transcriptional regulator translates to MDIRQLRSFAAVARLRHFTHAAEELHLAQPALSQQIRQLERELGVRLLDRSSRRVALTEAGKALYIHAQGLLADLDRAEYAMAAFAGLRRGRVSIGTLQTVAEGTLPPLIARFHQRYPGLEIHLIEEMTDQLTAMVLGGLLDIAFIHTAEHEGQPGVEFPPVQHPDLICTPLYRERLMVTLAPAHRLAAMPSVPFAALRGEPLIVFKAGASLRLLVAAACAYHGFAPQISCEVSGATSARALAAEGLGAAILPRSAAEGQGPHVAARPIHAPAMTRTVMLVRHRGRDLSPATEVFLETVRDVYPTDGGLG, encoded by the coding sequence ATGGATATTCGCCAGCTACGATCCTTCGCCGCCGTCGCCCGGCTGCGCCACTTCACCCACGCCGCCGAGGAGCTGCACCTGGCCCAGCCCGCGCTCTCCCAGCAGATCCGCCAGCTCGAGCGCGAGCTTGGCGTGCGCCTGCTCGACCGCTCCAGCCGCCGCGTGGCGCTGACCGAGGCAGGCAAGGCGCTCTACATCCACGCCCAGGGCCTGCTGGCCGATCTGGACCGCGCCGAGTACGCCATGGCGGCCTTCGCGGGGCTGCGGCGCGGGCGCGTGTCGATCGGCACGCTGCAGACGGTGGCCGAGGGCACGCTGCCGCCGCTGATCGCCCGCTTCCACCAGCGCTACCCAGGGCTGGAGATCCACCTGATCGAGGAGATGACCGACCAGCTGACCGCCATGGTGCTGGGCGGGCTGCTGGACATCGCCTTCATCCACACCGCCGAGCACGAGGGCCAGCCGGGCGTGGAGTTCCCGCCCGTGCAGCACCCCGACCTGATCTGCACGCCGCTCTACCGCGAGCGCCTGATGGTTACGCTCGCGCCTGCGCATCGGCTGGCTGCCATGCCCAGCGTGCCCTTTGCTGCGCTGCGTGGCGAGCCGCTGATCGTGTTCAAGGCCGGGGCCAGCCTGCGCCTGCTGGTGGCGGCGGCCTGCGCCTACCACGGCTTCGCGCCGCAGATCAGCTGCGAGGTGAGCGGGGCCACTTCGGCGCGGGCGCTGGCCGCCGAGGGGCTGGGCGCGGCCATCCTGCCGCGCTCAGCGGCGGAGGGCCAGGGGCCGCATGTGGCGGCGCGGCCCATCCACGCCCCCGCGATGACACGCACGGTGATGCTGGTGCGCCACAGAGGCCGCGACCTCTCGCCCGCGACCGAGGTGTTCCTGGAGACGGTGCGGGATGTGTACCCGACGGATGGCGGGCTGGGATAA
- a CDS encoding DUF1800 domain-containing protein, whose amino-acid sequence MALAQRRSFLGLPKASESLASAAVPAQNAPSAALPPLAVIVLNRLAYGPRQGEIDAFNQLGADDDARLAAWVGQQLSPDTIDDAECQQALSNARLKIRYEAYTDSSDSSKSYPARNDAAPLGFVLSAKSNDELTQELWPRSQYSVSMHYTERTRPFDEVRVATWIRAVQSKRQLYEVLVDFWHNHFSVNGTSESSIMATFPVYDRIIRANALGNFRSFLEAVAKSTAMMYSLDNYNNRASGAEGGNENYARELFELHTFGSDNYYKFYDDRTAIPKLDDGVTPAGYIDDDVYEAASCLTGWTINTSNGLYTFNESYHYEGVKEVLGTLIRTRDVGAENEAKLVFDMLAKHPKVAAYVCKKLCRRLIADEPPQAAIDAAVATWMANLDNPNQLREVVRTIVTSAEFAAAWAQKVKRPFEAVAAYLRATGAQLPVDQTSYDGKESGGGFWGTIMYQMNGTGHKLFEWPTPTGHPDIASYWISSNSTLRRWNLPFLLVQSWGGNITTPEISGWDPTSEARSVTQIVDAWIARLFGYAISDTVRSQVIAFFAQGGDAAQPPAPTPKAPDWGKSDGLKQRYQAMIQLLAASPEFHSR is encoded by the coding sequence ATGGCCCTCGCGCAACGACGCTCTTTTCTTGGCTTGCCCAAAGCATCCGAGAGCTTGGCCAGCGCCGCCGTGCCCGCCCAGAACGCTCCGAGCGCCGCGCTGCCGCCGCTGGCGGTGATCGTGCTCAACCGGCTGGCCTATGGGCCGCGCCAGGGCGAGATCGATGCCTTCAACCAGCTGGGGGCCGACGACGACGCACGGCTGGCCGCGTGGGTCGGCCAGCAGCTCAGCCCCGACACGATCGACGATGCCGAGTGCCAGCAGGCGCTGAGCAACGCCCGCCTGAAGATCCGCTACGAGGCCTACACCGACTCCAGCGACTCCAGCAAGAGCTACCCCGCCCGCAACGACGCCGCCCCGCTGGGCTTCGTGCTCTCCGCCAAATCCAACGACGAGCTGACCCAGGAGCTGTGGCCGCGCTCGCAGTACAGCGTCTCGATGCACTACACCGAGCGCACCCGCCCCTTCGACGAGGTGCGGGTGGCCACCTGGATCCGGGCGGTGCAGAGCAAGCGCCAGCTCTACGAGGTGCTGGTGGACTTCTGGCACAACCACTTCAGCGTGAATGGCACCAGCGAGAGTTCGATCATGGCCACCTTCCCGGTCTACGACCGGATCATCCGCGCCAACGCGCTGGGCAACTTCCGCAGCTTCCTGGAGGCCGTCGCCAAGAGCACGGCGATGATGTACTCGCTGGATAACTACAACAACCGCGCCTCGGGCGCCGAGGGTGGGAACGAGAACTATGCCCGCGAGCTGTTCGAGCTGCACACCTTTGGCTCGGACAACTACTATAAGTTCTACGACGACCGCACCGCCATCCCCAAGCTGGATGATGGCGTGACCCCGGCAGGCTATATCGACGACGACGTGTACGAGGCCGCTTCCTGCCTGACTGGCTGGACGATCAACACCAGTAATGGCCTCTACACCTTCAACGAGAGCTACCACTACGAGGGCGTGAAGGAGGTGCTGGGCACCCTCATCCGCACCCGCGACGTGGGCGCAGAAAATGAGGCCAAGCTGGTCTTCGACATGCTGGCCAAGCACCCGAAGGTGGCCGCGTACGTGTGCAAGAAGCTCTGCCGCCGCCTGATCGCCGACGAGCCGCCCCAGGCCGCCATCGATGCGGCGGTGGCCACCTGGATGGCCAACCTGGACAACCCCAACCAGCTGCGCGAGGTGGTGCGCACCATCGTCACCTCGGCGGAGTTCGCCGCCGCGTGGGCCCAGAAGGTCAAGCGGCCCTTCGAGGCGGTGGCGGCCTACCTGCGCGCCACCGGGGCGCAGCTGCCGGTCGACCAGACCTCGTACGATGGCAAGGAGAGCGGCGGCGGCTTCTGGGGAACCATCATGTACCAGATGAATGGCACCGGCCACAAGCTGTTCGAGTGGCCGACCCCCACCGGCCACCCCGACATCGCCAGCTACTGGATCAGCTCGAACAGCACGCTGCGGCGCTGGAACCTGCCCTTCCTGCTGGTGCAGAGCTGGGGCGGCAACATCACCACGCCGGAGATCAGCGGCTGGGATCCGACGAGTGAGGCCCGCAGCGTGACCCAGATCGTGGATGCCTGGATCGCCCGCCTGTTTGGCTACGCGATCAGCGACACCGTGCGCAGCCAGGTGATCGCGTTCTTCGCGCAGGGCGGCGACGCGGCCCAGCCGCCCGCGCCCACCCCCAAGGCCCCCGACTGGGGCAAGAGCGATGGCCTCAAGCAGCGCTACCAGGCCATGATCCAGCTGCTGGCCGCCAGCCCCGAGTTCCACAGCCGCTAA
- a CDS encoding chemotaxis protein CheB: MAQPYGLVVVGTSQGGLNALIQLLGGLDASFPLPLAVAQHRSPEDGHGLADFLSQHSPLPVVEVEDKSPITPGQVALAPADYHLMIDGTTYALSTEAPVNSARPSIDVLFETAALALGARAVGIILTGASHDGAAGLAAIKRAGGVAVVQTPASAESRTMPEAAIHATSVDHLLPLDEIAPLLQRLRHGGATTHSKDHRS; the protein is encoded by the coding sequence ATGGCGCAACCGTATGGTCTGGTGGTGGTCGGCACATCGCAGGGCGGCCTGAACGCCCTGATCCAGCTGCTGGGCGGCCTGGATGCCAGCTTCCCGCTGCCGCTGGCGGTGGCCCAGCACCGCTCGCCCGAGGATGGGCACGGGCTGGCCGATTTCCTCTCGCAGCATAGCCCGCTGCCGGTGGTGGAGGTGGAGGACAAGTCGCCGATCACGCCGGGCCAGGTGGCCCTGGCCCCCGCCGACTACCACCTGATGATCGATGGCACCACCTACGCGCTCTCGACCGAGGCCCCGGTCAATAGCGCGCGACCCTCGATCGACGTGCTGTTCGAGACGGCGGCCCTGGCCCTGGGCGCGCGCGCGGTGGGCATCATCCTCACCGGCGCGAGCCACGATGGCGCGGCGGGCCTGGCCGCGATCAAGCGCGCTGGCGGCGTGGCGGTGGTGCAGACCCCGGCCAGCGCCGAGAGCCGCACCATGCCCGAGGCGGCTATCCACGCCACCTCGGTTGACCACCTGCTGCCGCTGGATGAGATCGCGCCGCTGCTGCAGCGCCTGCGCCATGGCGGCGCTACCACGCACTCCAAGGACCATCGCTCATAG